Genomic window (Streptomyces sp. NBC_01431):
CCCGGCCCGCGCGCAGCGCCTCCCACGGCGAACACGGCAGCACCTCGCCGTCGATCACCGGTGAGAACGGGAGGTGGGCGTGGGCGGCCCGTCCCCAGCGGGCGCCGTACCGCGTGATCGTGCGGACCACCGCGTCCGCCGCGTCCCGCAGCGCGACGGGCGGGACGGGGGCCAGCGCGTCGAGGGTGGCGGGCAGACCGAGCTCGGTGGCGACGGTGGCGCCGATGTCGGCGGCCAGCGCCGGGCTGAAGAACGTGCCGGGGACGCTCTGCGCCACGGCCCGGTGGAACAGCCCCTCCGCCCGGTCCATCGTGAGCAGCGCGGCCACCGCGCCCGCCCCCGCGGATTCACCGAAGACGGTCACCCGGTCCGGGTCACCGCCGAACGCAGCGATGTTGTCACGCACCCACGTCAGGGCGGCCACCTGGTCGAGCAGCGCCCGGTTGGGCACGGCGCCCTCGAAGTGCCCGTAACCCTCGGCCCCCACACGGTGGTTGAACGTCACGACGACCGTCCCGCGACGCGCCAACGAGGCGCCGTCGTAGCCGGGCGCGTCGGCCGAACCGACGAGGTAGGCCCCGCCGTGGATCCAGACCAGGACGGGCAGGCGGGCGCCGCCCGGGTCGGGGGTCCAGACGTTCACGGTCAGCCAGTCGTCGCGGCCGCCCGCGTTGTCGGGCCCCGAGCCGAATCCCAGCGCGAGGGACTGCGGGGGAGTGGGGCCGAAGGCGACGGCCTCACGGACCCCGCTCCACTCGGTGGCGGGCACGGGCGGGCCCAGGTGCAGGGGGCCGACGGGCGGCTGGGCGTACGGGATGCCGCGGAAGACGGCAAGACCGTCTTCAAGGCGTCCCCGGACGGTTCCGGAGGAGGTGCGGATCTCGGGGGCGCGCGTGGAGTCGGTCATGCGATGTCCCTTCTCGGTAACGGGACTCCACGATACGGAGCCTGCGAGAGGGGCCGAGAGGGCCTCCGGCCGTGGCCGGGCAAAGGATCAACTGGCCTTCCCGTGGCGCCAGTTCGCATGCGGCGGCCTTGAGGGGCGGGCAGGGTGCGTGGTCCCGCACTCCGGCCGCCCCTCGCCGGTTACGGGACTTCGCGCAGGTACAGCGCCCCGCAGGTGTGGCAGAAGGGGCGGGCGCGGTTCGTACCCCACGCGTCGTCGGGCAGCTCGTCGGCGTTCTCGGCCAAGTCGCGTCCGCACATGGACACCTGCTCGTCGGCGCGGGCCATGTGCCATTCCTTGAGCATGTCGCCGTCGGGCAGTCTCTCGGCAACAATTCGATGGCGCACTGTCTGCTCCTCATCCGTGTCGGGCCGCGCCCGGCTGCGCGCGGCCGCGGAGCCGGGACGCCCCGGCCTTCCGACACTGTCACCGCTGCCCCGCCCACGCATGCCGAGCACCCGCCGAAGGGGGAACGAGCGGCGGTCGGCGGCGCTCACCGCACGGTCCGCTCAAGGTCTCGGCGATGGTGCGGGCCCGGCGGGCCGGGGCCGGGCCGGGGGCCGAACGGGTCGCCCCCTGACGCGCCCCCGCGAGCTGAGCGGCGACGACGTGCCGATCGAGGAGGCGGGCCACACCCTGCGCCGACCTCGGGCGCTACGCCCAGTCGATGCCCAGCTCGGCCAGAGCGCTGCGCTGGGTGTGGCTGAGAGAGCCCCGCCGGCTCTTCGTGTTCGAGTACCAGATGCCCAGCTTCACCACGGTGCCGTCCGGCAGCGTCTCCTGGTGCCCCCGGGGCACGACCGTGCGCGACTCCCTGGCGACGTACTGCCCGAGAGCGGCGACGCCCCGCAGGAACGCCGCCGACACCCGGCCCTGGGTGCCCCGCGGTGCGGCGGCGGGCCGCTCGGCCGGGCCGATGCCCAGCGCGGACAGCCGCCGGCGCTGCTCCTCGGTGAGCGTGCGCCAGTCCAGCCGCTGCCGCTCCGTCCAGCGCCCCAGGTCGTCGCCCTCGAAGGTCACCCCGGGCCGGATGTCGGGCAGGGCGCCGTCGGCGGCCACCAGGTCGCGCAGCACCGCGTACTGGCGCTGCCAGTCCAGCGGCCAGGGGCAGTCCCAGTCGGGGTCGATCGCGGTGAGCTGCGCCGCCCGCCGTGCGGCCCGCCCCGGATCCTTGCCGAGACCGCCCTTCCTGCGCAGGTTGGCCAGGTGCTGGCCGACGGGCTCGTCCAGCCAGAACGCGTCCTGCCGCGGCGCGAGA
Coding sequences:
- a CDS encoding carboxylesterase/lipase family protein, which encodes MTDSTRAPEIRTSSGTVRGRLEDGLAVFRGIPYAQPPVGPLHLGPPVPATEWSGVREAVAFGPTPPQSLALGFGSGPDNAGGRDDWLTVNVWTPDPGGARLPVLVWIHGGAYLVGSADAPGYDGASLARRGTVVVTFNHRVGAEGYGHFEGAVPNRALLDQVAALTWVRDNIAAFGGDPDRVTVFGESAGAGAVAALLTMDRAEGLFHRAVAQSVPGTFFSPALAADIGATVATELGLPATLDALAPVPPVALRDAADAVVRTITRYGARWGRAAHAHLPFSPVIDGEVLPCSPWEALRAGRGADVDLIVGHNRDEARLFTVMGGRFGKVTEEEAAVTLARFAPGADGAAAYRTSHPAADPTTLQDLVMSDWLFRMPSLHLAEAHAAGGGTTYAYELTWPAPAMGGALGACHGLDVPLVFGTLREGFGPMLFGEEPPAEAEALSDAMGRAWSDFAAHGDPGWARYGAAERLTRIFAAEPFTAPYPEESSRLIWAEQGFAPMELAPGTEPVPAS